Proteins found in one uncultured Desulfuromonas sp. genomic segment:
- a CDS encoding TRAP transporter large permease subunit — protein MIVTILVLGLLALLGMPLFAVIATGALWGFHQADVDLAVVAIEFYRIAEMPVLLAIPLFTFAGYLLSESQAPNRLVNLTQALIGWMPGGLALVSLAVCAFFTAFTGASGVTIIALGALLYPALRQADYAENYSLGLVTTSGSLGLLFAPSLPLILYGIVAQQLNVGPSISIDQLFLAGIFPGLLMLLLLGGWSCWKNRAIRQPLSEFSWTKVGKAIREAIWELPLPFVVLGGIYSGYFAVSEAAAVTAAYVFVVEVFILREISLRKLPTVMHRSMVLVGGILIILGLSLASTNVMIDSGVPERLFTFVQQTVNNKLTFLLLLNLFLLCLGALLDIFSALVLVVPLILPVAVGYGIHPVHLGIIFLANMQIGYLTPPVGMNLFIASYRFERPITQLYRATWPFLVLLLICVALITYFPQLSMVLL, from the coding sequence ATGATCGTTACTATTCTCGTTCTTGGGCTCCTGGCGTTGCTGGGCATGCCGCTGTTTGCCGTTATTGCCACCGGTGCTCTGTGGGGCTTCCATCAGGCGGATGTCGATCTGGCCGTTGTTGCCATTGAGTTTTACCGCATTGCTGAAATGCCGGTTTTGCTGGCCATTCCGTTATTTACCTTTGCCGGTTATCTTCTCAGTGAAAGTCAGGCGCCGAATCGTCTGGTCAATCTGACCCAGGCTTTGATCGGCTGGATGCCGGGCGGGCTGGCGCTGGTGTCGCTGGCTGTCTGCGCGTTCTTTACGGCTTTTACCGGTGCATCAGGTGTTACCATTATCGCCTTGGGGGCGTTGCTCTATCCCGCATTACGACAGGCGGATTATGCAGAGAATTATTCCCTTGGCCTCGTGACCACGTCAGGCAGCCTGGGGCTGTTATTTGCCCCATCTTTGCCGCTTATCCTCTACGGCATTGTCGCACAGCAGCTCAATGTCGGGCCGAGTATCTCCATTGATCAGTTGTTTCTGGCGGGTATTTTCCCCGGATTGTTGATGTTGCTGTTGCTGGGTGGGTGGAGCTGCTGGAAAAACCGCGCGATCCGACAGCCCCTGTCTGAATTTTCCTGGACGAAAGTCGGCAAAGCTATCCGTGAAGCGATTTGGGAGTTACCTTTGCCATTTGTGGTCTTGGGAGGGATCTACAGCGGTTATTTTGCTGTATCTGAAGCCGCGGCTGTCACAGCGGCTTACGTGTTTGTTGTAGAAGTTTTTATCTTGCGCGAAATTTCCTTGCGCAAATTGCCGACGGTCATGCATCGCTCTATGGTGCTGGTTGGTGGGATCCTGATCATCCTCGGTTTGTCGTTGGCATCAACCAACGTCATGATTGACAGTGGCGTGCCGGAGCGACTGTTTACGTTTGTTCAGCAGACCGTCAACAACAAGCTGACCTTCTTGCTGTTGCTCAATCTTTTCCTGTTATGCCTTGGTGCCTTGCTGGACATCTTCTCGGCATTGGTGCTGGTTGTGCCGCTGATTTTGCCGGTTGCTGTCGGCTACGGCATCCACCCGGTTCATCTGGGCATTATCTTTCTTGCCAACATGCAGATTGGTTATCTCACGCCACCGGTTGGGATGAACCTGTTTATTGCCAGCTATCGTTTTGAGCGGCCGATTACTCAGCTTTATCGGGCGACCTGGCCGTTTTTGGTATT
- a CDS encoding TRAP transporter small permease: MKRVVHALSRMLRGIEDTLLAVLLAVMVILAVGQIVQRNLFDSGFVWTDELLRILVLWLTVIGALVASRTDQHIRMDVLVRFVPSALQGPLRRVVFVATAVVCGVLAWHSYQFVHIEAEYGSVLLGGYPSWWFQCVIPIGFALICWRYLGLAIYPPPAQQETSEAV; this comes from the coding sequence ATGAAACGTGTCGTACATGCTTTGTCCCGGATGTTGCGTGGGATTGAAGATACCTTGCTGGCGGTTTTGCTTGCTGTGATGGTGATCCTGGCGGTGGGGCAGATTGTTCAGCGCAATTTATTTGACAGTGGTTTTGTCTGGACTGATGAATTGCTGCGTATTCTGGTGTTGTGGTTGACGGTGATTGGCGCGCTTGTCGCCAGTCGCACGGATCAGCATATCCGTATGGATGTTCTGGTGCGCTTTGTTCCGTCGGCATTGCAGGGACCGTTACGGCGCGTTGTCTTTGTCGCCACTGCGGTGGTGTGCGGTGTTTTGGCCTGGCACAGTTACCAGTTTGTCCATATTGAAGCCGAGTACGGGAGTGTGTTGCTGGGCGGTTATCCGTCCTGGTGGTTTCAGTGTGTGATTCCGATTGGTTTCGCGTTGATCTGCTGGCGCTATCTCGGTCTGGCGATTTATCCGCCACCGGCACAACAGGAAACATCAGAGGCGGTATGA
- the dctP gene encoding TRAP transporter substrate-binding protein DctP, protein MRSKIRLISLVVGALLMAHSGWAATTLKIATVAPEGSSWMQKMRAGAVEIKQRTEGRVVLKFYGGGVMGNEKSVFRKMRVGQLHGGAFTGGGLSKIVPDMMLYGLPLLTRSTAEMNYIRHQMDAQLIERLDKAGLVCFGFASGGFAKLMTQKPVASVEDLKGKKVWVPEGDTVSYEVMEGLGVAPVTLPLSDVLTGLQTGLVDVVATSPLGALAFQWYTRVGYITDMPLVYISGALVVDKRRFSQLTAGDQKVVHEVLEAIYQDIDQQTDVDNQQALQTLLAQGLQLIKPADGEYERWNTVATKVIDAVAARGNFPDDLYQQAQQHLKVFRQQQAVVSE, encoded by the coding sequence ATGCGATCTAAAATCCGTTTGATCAGTCTGGTTGTTGGCGCGCTTCTCATGGCTCACAGTGGTTGGGCCGCAACAACGTTGAAAATTGCTACGGTTGCGCCTGAAGGCTCTTCGTGGATGCAGAAAATGCGCGCCGGTGCGGTTGAAATCAAGCAGCGCACCGAAGGGCGCGTTGTCTTGAAATTTTACGGTGGCGGCGTCATGGGCAACGAGAAAAGTGTTTTTCGCAAAATGCGGGTCGGTCAGCTGCATGGCGGAGCATTTACCGGTGGCGGTTTGAGTAAAATTGTTCCCGATATGATGCTCTACGGTCTGCCTCTGTTGACCCGCTCAACAGCGGAGATGAATTATATCCGTCATCAGATGGACGCTCAGTTAATTGAACGACTCGATAAAGCCGGGCTGGTTTGCTTTGGTTTCGCCTCGGGTGGTTTTGCTAAACTCATGACTCAGAAGCCGGTGGCCAGTGTCGAAGATCTCAAAGGGAAAAAAGTCTGGGTCCCGGAGGGTGACACGGTTAGCTATGAGGTGATGGAAGGGCTCGGTGTGGCCCCGGTGACGTTGCCGCTTTCCGATGTGTTGACCGGGTTGCAAACCGGGCTTGTCGATGTGGTGGCGACCTCACCGCTGGGCGCGTTGGCGTTTCAATGGTATACCCGGGTTGGCTACATCACCGATATGCCGCTGGTCTATATTTCCGGTGCCTTGGTTGTGGACAAACGGCGCTTCTCCCAACTTACTGCGGGAGATCAGAAGGTTGTGCATGAGGTGCTTGAAGCGATTTATCAGGACATTGATCAGCAGACCGATGTTGACAATCAGCAGGCGTTGCAGACCTTGCTTGCTCAGGGGCTACAGTTGATAAAACCGGCTGATGGCGAGTATGAACGCTGGAATACCGTTGCCACCAAGGTCATTGATGCCGTTGCCGCGCGCGGCAATTTTCCCGATGACCTCTATCAGCAGGCGCAGCAGCATCTGAAAGTGTTCCGTCAACAACAGGCCGTGGTCAGCGAATAG
- a CDS encoding TRAP transporter TatT component family protein → MKNRMRFVFIFLQFGVVVFLHGCGLSNLGSNLNQAVLNHDDPVMISQALPSYLLMVDSLIEGDPEDEDWLRAGASMYSLYAATFVNEPHRAKVLSERAFDYGQRALCSENSDGCGLTNFPFAAFESTLSEFDEDELPAMYSLALGWLVWAQNHSDDWGVVAALPKMERLLERMIELDPMYENGKLWMYSGILYSLRPPAMGGNPDRARQCFEQALLVTEGRDLSVKVAYAQYYARLIYDRELHDRLLFEVRQADVHASGMTLTNVLAQQQAAQLLQSAGDYF, encoded by the coding sequence ATGAAAAACCGTATGCGGTTTGTTTTCATTTTTCTGCAGTTTGGTGTGGTGGTGTTTCTGCACGGTTGCGGACTGAGTAACCTGGGGTCCAACCTCAATCAGGCGGTGTTGAATCATGATGATCCTGTCATGATCAGTCAGGCGTTGCCAAGCTACCTGTTGATGGTGGACAGTCTCATAGAGGGTGATCCCGAGGATGAAGATTGGCTGCGGGCCGGTGCTTCCATGTACAGCCTTTATGCTGCGACATTTGTCAATGAACCGCACCGGGCCAAAGTGTTGTCAGAGCGAGCCTTTGATTATGGTCAGAGGGCGTTGTGTTCAGAAAACAGCGACGGTTGTGGTCTGACCAACTTTCCTTTTGCCGCGTTTGAGTCGACTCTGAGCGAATTTGACGAAGATGAACTGCCGGCCATGTACAGTCTGGCTCTGGGCTGGCTGGTCTGGGCGCAGAACCATTCTGATGATTGGGGCGTTGTTGCCGCATTGCCCAAGATGGAGCGGCTCCTCGAGCGGATGATTGAGCTCGACCCGATGTATGAAAACGGTAAACTGTGGATGTACAGTGGTATCCTGTATAGTCTGCGACCACCGGCCATGGGAGGAAATCCTGATCGCGCCCGCCAATGCTTCGAACAGGCTCTGCTGGTAACAGAAGGCCGGGACTTGTCCGTTAAAGTGGCCTATGCGCAATACTACGCACGATTGATTTATGACCGTGAGTTGCATGATCGGCTGTTGTTTGAAGTTCGTCAGGCTGATGTGCATGCTTCCGGTATGACGTTAACGAATGTCCTGGCGCAGCAACAGGCGGCGCAGCTGTTGCAGAGTGCCGGTGATTATTTTTAG
- a CDS encoding YciI family protein yields the protein MLYVIRCVDKENHLEVRMANRPTHVEYLKSFGERLFAAGPTLDDGGEMNGSVVILECEDKAGAEDFAANDPYAKAGLFSDVIISPWKKVLP from the coding sequence ATGCTGTATGTGATCCGTTGTGTTGATAAAGAAAATCATCTTGAGGTGCGCATGGCCAACCGGCCGACCCATGTTGAGTATCTGAAAAGTTTTGGCGAACGCCTTTTTGCTGCCGGGCCAACCCTGGATGATGGCGGTGAGATGAATGGCTCTGTGGTGATCCTCGAATGTGAGGACAAGGCCGGTGCTGAAGATTTTGCCGCCAACGATCCCTACGCCAAAGCGGGGCTGTTTTCTGACGTGATCATCAGTCCTTGGAAAAAAGTCCTGCCCTGA
- a CDS encoding DUF1015 domain-containing protein translates to MTFEHIGLQVPRILLPKRGTDMHYWSVIACDQYTSDRPYWQRLEQQTAGKLSTLKLIFPEVNLEDNDAPQRIEKINHTMEAYLADGSLEEQPPGFILIDRSTSEVPSRKGLMVALDLEQYDYTPGSKSLIRATEGTIVDRLPPRIKVRENAPIELPHIMVLIDDPENTVIEPLFNEKLETVYDFELLEGGGHIRGLRVDQPALIKQVVSALTKLKDTDRFQQRYQTTDDEAMLYAMGDGNHSFATAKAIWEQLKQQTDDPQTIMSHPARYALVELVNLHDAGLEFEPIHRVLFDVSEEQLLNAMKNWYHQHNLDFEFIACENLQQAEELSRADDTEHSFPCIIGGFFGLCRIRQPHLTLVVGTLQEFLDDFLKQTPSARIDYIHGSKSVTALGSVSDTAGFYLPAINKHDLFRTIVHDGALPRKTFSMGEADEKRFYLECRKISVS, encoded by the coding sequence ATGACGTTTGAACATATTGGTCTGCAAGTCCCGCGAATTCTATTACCCAAACGTGGCACTGACATGCACTACTGGTCGGTGATTGCCTGCGATCAGTACACCTCGGATCGCCCTTACTGGCAACGCCTTGAGCAACAGACTGCCGGAAAACTCTCTACTCTAAAGCTGATTTTTCCCGAAGTGAACCTGGAAGATAACGACGCGCCGCAACGCATCGAAAAGATCAATCACACCATGGAAGCGTATCTGGCTGATGGTAGTCTTGAAGAGCAACCGCCCGGTTTCATCCTCATTGATCGCTCTACCAGTGAGGTGCCGTCACGTAAAGGCCTGATGGTGGCACTGGATCTGGAACAGTACGATTACACGCCGGGCTCAAAAAGTCTGATCCGGGCAACGGAAGGCACCATTGTTGATCGGCTGCCACCGCGCATCAAAGTACGTGAAAACGCCCCCATCGAACTGCCGCACATCATGGTGTTGATCGACGATCCAGAAAACACGGTGATCGAACCTCTGTTTAACGAAAAGCTGGAAACAGTTTACGACTTTGAACTTCTCGAAGGGGGCGGCCATATCCGCGGTCTGCGTGTTGACCAACCCGCATTGATCAAACAAGTGGTTTCAGCCTTGACCAAACTAAAGGATACCGATCGTTTTCAGCAACGTTACCAGACCACGGATGACGAGGCGATGCTCTATGCCATGGGCGACGGCAATCACTCCTTTGCTACGGCCAAAGCAATCTGGGAGCAGTTGAAACAGCAGACCGATGACCCACAAACCATAATGAGCCACCCAGCCCGTTACGCCTTGGTGGAACTGGTCAATTTGCACGATGCCGGCCTGGAATTTGAACCGATCCACCGGGTGCTGTTTGATGTCAGTGAGGAGCAGCTGCTGAACGCCATGAAAAACTGGTATCACCAGCACAACCTAGATTTTGAATTTATCGCCTGTGAAAACCTGCAACAAGCTGAGGAGTTGTCCAGAGCCGACGATACGGAGCACAGTTTCCCCTGTATTATCGGCGGATTCTTTGGACTGTGTCGTATCCGCCAGCCCCATTTAACACTGGTTGTGGGAACATTACAGGAATTTCTTGACGATTTTCTCAAGCAGACGCCGTCAGCACGCATCGATTACATTCACGGCAGCAAGAGTGTCACCGCCCTGGGATCGGTGAGTGATACCGCCGGTTTCTATTTGCCGGCGATCAATAAACATGATCTGTTCCGCACCATCGTTCACGACGGTGCCCTGCCCCGCAAGACGTTTTCCATGGGTGAAGCAGATGAAAAGCGCTTTTACCTGGAATGCCGTAAAATCAGCGTTTCGTAA
- a CDS encoding YkgJ family cysteine cluster protein, translated as MKAAEKNNLLGSADIERLSTWARYHAGLCDTCRATCCTMPVEVKIDDLIRMEILSEFDRQEPLKKLAKQLKKQGIIDHFNFKNGVFTLSRMANDDCLYLDRTSRRCTIYSQRPDTCRNHPHVGPRPGYCPFQPR; from the coding sequence ATGAAGGCCGCAGAAAAAAATAACCTGCTCGGCAGCGCTGACATCGAACGCTTATCAACCTGGGCCCGTTATCACGCCGGGTTGTGTGATACCTGTCGCGCCACGTGCTGCACCATGCCGGTTGAAGTGAAAATTGACGATCTGATCCGTATGGAAATCCTCAGCGAATTTGATCGTCAGGAGCCGTTAAAAAAACTGGCCAAACAGCTTAAGAAACAAGGCATCATTGACCATTTCAATTTCAAGAATGGGGTGTTCACATTAAGCCGCATGGCCAACGACGATTGTCTCTACCTCGACCGCACCAGCCGCCGCTGTACCATTTATAGTCAACGCCCCGACACCTGTCGCAATCATCCTCACGTTGGTCCTCGCCCCGGATACTGCCCTTTTCAACCCCGGTGA
- the thpR gene encoding RNA 2',3'-cyclic phosphodiesterase, with protein MTRDNDADVRCFIAVDIPARQQQELWRQCQPWRQRFDAFRWGNPSQYHLTVAFLGNQPQTLLATLAEQLAPVVARLAASGVVADQLELFPARRPHVVAARLVPTAALNRLYRRVNEVCTACGIEVPQPSRSFHPHITVARFHRHSFHETVAPLKLDLTIPLAAVTLFASELTPDSAVHRVVERFLLHRG; from the coding sequence ATGACTCGCGACAATGATGCCGATGTCCGTTGTTTCATTGCTGTGGACATTCCGGCACGACAACAACAGGAGTTGTGGCGTCAGTGTCAGCCATGGCGTCAGCGATTCGATGCATTTCGCTGGGGAAACCCGAGTCAATACCATCTGACTGTGGCGTTTCTTGGTAATCAACCGCAGACTCTTTTGGCCACACTTGCTGAACAGCTGGCACCAGTGGTTGCCAGGCTTGCAGCCTCTGGTGTTGTTGCTGATCAATTAGAGCTTTTCCCTGCTCGCCGACCCCATGTGGTGGCCGCGCGACTCGTGCCAACTGCAGCTCTGAATCGGTTGTATCGGCGGGTCAATGAGGTTTGTACCGCGTGCGGTATTGAAGTGCCGCAGCCGTCGCGCTCTTTTCATCCCCATATCACCGTGGCGCGCTTTCATCGTCACTCATTTCATGAAACGGTCGCACCGTTGAAGCTGGACCTGACGATTCCCCTCGCTGCTGTGACGTTGTTTGCCAGCGAACTGACTCCTGATAGTGCTGTGCATCGCGTGGTTGAGCGTTTTTTGCTTCACCGGGGTTGA
- a CDS encoding GGDEF domain-containing protein, translating to MRCKSALLSLMFPGILVALPVLGGWLWAPQSHVLTTLLPTIAALLMVAALLVSWRFSCSRLVLLCVLLVVHESVLSWFADLVPAWQLLLPVNLLLLSVVGERPVVSLAMLYRLGLIVMQPVVLFVVATTLAEEYQRLVALHWSFSRPFVPFTLNLSLYEMIVTLVALALLARVVWRPSMEASVLLWALLLICTAQLPEVQARVPAVVLHGLLILIVLVSVFERSYTLAFRDELTGLPSRRAFLDFVNRRSSGYSLAIVDIDHFKKVNDTHGHDVGDQVLKRVAARLAAVANGGKAFRYGGEEFVVLFYRRDVERVNDALDLLRQSIADTPFVLRQKPRPEKRPRRVVATKNRQQSLHVTVSIGVSHWHKGVDLDDVIKRADQALYKAKKTGRNRVVKG from the coding sequence GTGAGGTGCAAATCCGCTCTGCTATCACTGATGTTTCCCGGGATACTGGTTGCTTTGCCGGTTCTGGGGGGCTGGCTGTGGGCTCCACAATCACATGTTCTGACAACCCTGTTGCCGACCATTGCAGCTTTATTGATGGTTGCGGCATTGTTGGTGAGTTGGCGGTTCTCCTGCTCACGGCTGGTGTTGCTGTGTGTGCTGCTTGTTGTCCATGAAAGTGTTCTGAGCTGGTTTGCGGATTTAGTTCCGGCGTGGCAACTGCTTCTGCCGGTCAATCTGTTGCTTTTGTCAGTGGTCGGAGAACGGCCGGTTGTTTCCCTGGCAATGTTGTATCGTCTTGGCTTGATCGTGATGCAGCCTGTCGTGCTGTTTGTTGTGGCGACCACCCTGGCTGAAGAGTACCAACGGCTGGTCGCGTTACACTGGTCCTTTTCTCGTCCCTTTGTTCCTTTTACCCTTAATCTTTCCCTGTACGAAATGATCGTTACGCTGGTCGCGTTGGCCCTGCTTGCCAGAGTGGTGTGGCGGCCCAGCATGGAAGCAAGTGTGCTGTTGTGGGCATTGCTGTTGATCTGCACGGCTCAACTTCCTGAAGTCCAGGCTCGGGTTCCTGCTGTCGTGTTGCATGGGCTTCTGATCCTGATTGTACTGGTCAGTGTTTTTGAACGCTCTTATACCTTGGCGTTTCGTGATGAACTGACCGGTCTGCCGAGCCGTCGGGCATTTCTCGACTTCGTCAATCGGCGCTCATCCGGTTACAGTCTTGCCATTGTCGATATTGATCATTTTAAAAAGGTCAATGATACCCATGGCCACGATGTTGGTGATCAGGTGCTCAAGCGGGTTGCCGCGCGACTGGCTGCCGTGGCCAATGGCGGAAAAGCCTTTCGCTATGGTGGTGAAGAGTTTGTCGTATTGTTTTATCGTCGCGATGTCGAGAGGGTTAACGACGCGCTGGACCTGTTGCGCCAATCCATTGCTGACACGCCTTTTGTCCTGCGTCAAAAACCGCGACCGGAGAAAAGACCACGTCGTGTTGTTGCGACAAAAAATCGACAACAGTCGCTGCATGTCACGGTGAGTATCGGCGTATCGCATTGGCACAAGGGGGTTGATCTGGATGACGTGATTAAGAGGGCGGATCAGGCGTTGTACAAAGCGAAAAAAACAGGACGTAACCGGGTGGTGAAGGGATGA
- a CDS encoding nitroreductase family protein: MEIFESIAARRAVKHFDPQHTMSEEEKQRLFSAAVLAPTAFNIQNWRFIVVEDPALRQKIREAAWGQAQVTDASLLVILCADLKAWEKEPIRYWRDATKEAQEFILPAIDNYYRGKESVQRDEAMRSCGLAAQTLMLAAQGLGYDSCPMDGFDFDAVGKLINLPDDHVITMFVAIGKQTQPPWPRPGQLALDEVVIKNHF, translated from the coding sequence ATGGAGATTTTTGAAAGTATCGCGGCACGACGTGCCGTCAAACATTTTGACCCGCAACATACGATGTCTGAGGAGGAGAAACAGCGCCTGTTTTCGGCCGCGGTACTCGCGCCAACGGCGTTTAATATCCAGAATTGGCGATTTATTGTCGTCGAAGATCCAGCCTTGCGTCAGAAGATCCGCGAGGCGGCTTGGGGACAAGCCCAGGTGACGGATGCCTCACTGCTGGTTATTCTGTGTGCTGACCTCAAAGCCTGGGAAAAAGAACCGATACGTTATTGGCGCGATGCCACCAAAGAGGCCCAAGAGTTTATCCTTCCGGCCATCGACAACTACTACCGCGGCAAAGAGAGTGTCCAACGCGATGAAGCCATGCGTTCGTGTGGACTCGCTGCCCAAACATTGATGCTGGCTGCTCAGGGATTGGGCTACGACTCATGTCCAATGGACGGATTTGATTTTGATGCGGTCGGCAAACTGATCAACCTGCCCGACGATCATGTCATCACCATGTTTGTCGCTATTGGCAAGCAAACTCAGCCACCGTGGCCGCGCCCCGGGCAACTGGCACTTGACGAGGTGGTGATTAAAAACCACTTCTAA
- the acnA gene encoding aconitate hydratase AcnA, whose protein sequence is MSLQVAPHTLTVSGQDYQYYSLPHAASSLSADLDRLPKTIKILLENLLRFSEPQADIMALAKWKPQSERLEIAWRPTRVLMQDFTGVPAIVDLAAMRDAVASRGADPSVINPQIPVDLVIDHSVTVERFGDDQAFADNVAIEMERNRERYRFLHWGQQAFENFRVVPPGTGICHQVNLEYLASVVHNQQVDGSTMLFPDTLVGTDSHTTMINGLAVLGWGVGGIEAEAAMLGQPISMLIPDVIGFHLHGVLGEGITATDLVLTVTQMLRQKGVVGKFVEFFGEGLDELPLADRATIANMAPEYGATCGFFPVDQLTLNYLKLSGRSEQQVAVVEAYCKAQGLWRDSSVADPEFTDVLDLDLATVQSSLAGPKRPQDRVAMVDVGRVFGEVMVADQPDVDQDARADVAGAEYSLTHGDVVIAAITSCTNTSNPAVMLCAGLLAKKANELGLKTKPWVKTSLAPGSKVVSDYLNKSGVQTHLDALGFNLVGYGCTTCIGNSGPLPEPIGAAIEQGDLNVCSVLSGNRNFEGRIHPLTKSNWLASPPLVVAYALAGTMRIDLSREPLGEDASGNPVYLKDIWPSTTEVAAAVSLVSGDMFQTQYADVFSGDEQWQNMDVADSQLYPWDEDSTYIRLPTFFTLPNNQDDIESASILAKLGNSITTDHISPAGAIAANSPAADYLRSHGVEAKDFNSYGSRRGNHEVMMRGTFANIRIRNEMVPDVVGGYTRDLLDDEIKPIFTAAMDYQQQGIPLVVVAGKEYGTGSSRDWAAKGTLLQGVRAVIAESFERIHRSNLLGMGVLPLQFAAGQNRDSLGLTGKEKITIRGLGEQLSAKCSLTMEIVYDDGRQGRAELLCRLDTEEELKAYRSGGILRYVLNQLVAE, encoded by the coding sequence ATGTCGCTACAGGTTGCACCCCACACCCTGACCGTTTCGGGCCAAGATTATCAGTATTACAGTCTTCCTCATGCTGCATCATCTTTATCCGCCGATCTGGATCGTTTGCCGAAAACAATCAAAATTCTGTTGGAAAACCTGTTACGTTTTTCCGAACCGCAAGCCGATATTATGGCACTGGCGAAATGGAAGCCCCAGTCTGAGAGGCTGGAGATCGCCTGGCGGCCAACTCGGGTGCTCATGCAGGACTTTACCGGTGTTCCGGCCATTGTCGATTTGGCGGCGATGCGCGATGCGGTAGCATCGCGTGGCGCAGACCCCTCGGTGATTAACCCGCAGATCCCAGTGGATCTGGTCATCGATCATTCCGTTACCGTCGAACGCTTTGGCGATGATCAGGCCTTTGCCGATAACGTGGCCATTGAGATGGAGCGCAATCGCGAACGTTACCGGTTTCTCCATTGGGGGCAGCAGGCCTTTGAAAATTTCCGGGTGGTTCCTCCGGGGACCGGTATCTGCCATCAGGTTAATCTTGAATATCTGGCCAGTGTTGTTCACAACCAGCAGGTCGATGGTTCTACCATGTTATTTCCAGATACTTTGGTGGGAACCGACAGTCATACGACCATGATCAATGGTCTTGCTGTTCTCGGCTGGGGTGTTGGTGGCATTGAAGCGGAAGCGGCGATGCTGGGCCAGCCGATCTCCATGTTGATTCCCGATGTGATCGGTTTTCATCTTCACGGAGTCCTTGGCGAGGGGATTACAGCTACCGATCTCGTCCTGACCGTCACTCAGATGTTGCGCCAAAAAGGTGTGGTTGGAAAGTTTGTAGAATTCTTTGGCGAGGGGCTTGATGAATTGCCACTGGCTGATCGTGCGACCATCGCCAATATGGCACCGGAATATGGCGCGACTTGTGGTTTCTTTCCGGTGGATCAATTGACCCTGAATTATCTGAAACTCAGTGGTCGATCCGAACAGCAGGTGGCGGTTGTTGAAGCCTATTGCAAAGCCCAGGGGTTGTGGCGGGACTCTTCAGTTGCCGATCCTGAGTTTACTGATGTGCTTGATCTCGATCTGGCCACGGTACAATCCAGTCTGGCTGGTCCGAAACGCCCTCAAGATCGGGTTGCTATGGTTGACGTGGGACGGGTGTTTGGCGAAGTAATGGTTGCCGATCAACCTGATGTTGATCAAGATGCCCGTGCTGATGTTGCCGGGGCAGAGTATTCCTTGACGCATGGTGATGTCGTGATTGCCGCCATCACATCCTGTACCAACACCTCCAATCCGGCAGTGATGCTGTGTGCCGGATTATTGGCTAAGAAGGCCAACGAGCTGGGGTTGAAAACCAAACCATGGGTAAAGACATCACTGGCTCCCGGGTCCAAGGTGGTCAGCGACTATTTGAACAAATCAGGTGTGCAAACGCATCTCGATGCGTTGGGATTTAATCTTGTTGGTTATGGTTGTACCACCTGTATCGGCAATTCCGGGCCATTGCCGGAGCCGATCGGCGCTGCCATTGAACAGGGGGATCTCAACGTGTGCTCCGTGCTGTCCGGAAACCGCAACTTTGAAGGACGGATTCACCCGTTGACAAAATCCAACTGGTTGGCCTCACCGCCACTTGTTGTCGCCTATGCCCTGGCTGGAACCATGCGGATTGATCTGTCCCGAGAGCCGCTTGGTGAAGATGCTTCCGGTAATCCGGTTTATCTTAAAGATATCTGGCCCTCAACGACGGAAGTTGCCGCAGCCGTTTCTTTAGTCAGTGGTGATATGTTCCAAACCCAATATGCCGATGTGTTTAGTGGCGATGAACAGTGGCAAAATATGGATGTTGCAGACAGTCAGCTTTATCCCTGGGATGAGGATTCAACCTACATCCGATTGCCGACCTTTTTCACCTTGCCCAATAATCAAGACGATATTGAATCGGCATCGATCCTGGCCAAATTAGGCAACTCCATTACTACCGACCATATCTCACCGGCCGGAGCAATTGCTGCCAACAGCCCTGCCGCCGATTATCTGCGTTCCCACGGCGTTGAAGCTAAAGACTTCAATTCCTATGGTTCACGGCGCGGCAATCATGAAGTGATGATGCGTGGGACCTTTGCCAATATTCGCATTCGTAATGAAATGGTTCCGGATGTTGTAGGTGGATATACCCGCGATCTTCTTGATGATGAAATCAAACCCATTTTTACTGCTGCGATGGATTACCAACAGCAGGGAATCCCGCTGGTCGTGGTGGCCGGTAAAGAGTATGGCACCGGTTCCAGTCGTGACTGGGCGGCTAAAGGCACCTTGCTGCAAGGGGTGAGGGCGGTGATTGCCGAGAGCTTTGAACGGATTCATCGTTCCAATCTTCTTGGGATGGGAGTGCTGCCTCTGCAGTTTGCCGCCGGGCAAAACCGTGACTCTCTGGGATTGACCGGTAAGGAGAAGATCACCATTCGTGGTTTGGGCGAACAGCTCAGTGCCAAATGCAGCCTGACCATGGAGATCGTCTATGACGATGGACGCCAGGGTCGAGCGGAGCTGCTGTGCCGCTTGGATACCGAAGAGGAGCTTAAAGCCTATCGCAGTGGCGGTATTCTGCGCTATGTGCTGAATCAGTTGGTCGCAGAGTAA